A stretch of DNA from Anopheles ziemanni chromosome 3, idAnoZiCoDA_A2_x.2, whole genome shotgun sequence:
GATAAATGTTCAGCAACTTCAGCAGATGAATAATAAACTTATTTATCACTTCATAATCTGCGCTCGTACTTGCCGGACGACTGGAAACAACCACTGTGAAATAAAACGAGATCGAATGGTGAGACATTCTTTTGCATATGAGTTCTATCTTCATAACATTTACCAACAAGCAGCTGCGAACATATTCGCAGTAAATCAGTGTGGACAGTCATATCCAACACGTgtccattcatctccatcaaCAGGCTGAGTAGCACATTAACCAGATTGTACTCATTCCATAACTCCACGTAATCGAACGGATTGTGCTTGGAGAGAAACAGCCGTAAGAAGTTGATAATACCGGACTAAAAAGGATAACAAAGTTTTTAGATTGATTTTGCTCGGACGTTAAACGCTTTTCATCACTACCTGAAGATTTTTATCGCTGATTTTCAACAGTAAATTGCTTATCCTATACAGCACGCGACCGACCGTGGCCGGTGTGCGCCCTCGCTCGACGGAATGATGCGGCAACTGGTAACTCGTTCGGTCGAAAGGGACCGCAAACGAACTGAGAACGTACTGATTGACGAAATCCCCAACGACGGTCTGGTTTGGTTCCGATGGACTTCGCACGGTTTTATCATTCGCACTACGTTCTATCAACTGGAGTAATCTTTCCCCCGCATGGTTACGTACACGAACATCTCCATCACCTAGCCCGGCTAATAGTTGATCAAGGCAGTCGCCATGGAAAAGGTCTCCCTGAAGACCGAGCGCTCGGATACAGTCGTAGTCAAGCTGGACCATCACATCGAACAGTTTGCACTGGACGAGCCAGTATTTGTTGTTTGTCAGAAGCATCAATCGATCCAGGATGACGTCGAATAGATGGGACGTTCCCGATGGCGCAGATGAAGTTGTTGAATGGTCGTTCAAAAAGACGTTCGTGTCAGTGGACCGGAAAGGAATACCCGAGGCGAGCGATTGACCAAGACGGTTTTTGGTACGCTCGTTCGGGATACAAGTGGATTGGCTTTGTAagtatttgttgaaaaatagttCCACCGACGAGAGAGCTTGGTTTATTACGGTATGAATTTCATCCGAGAGTccctgaaacaaaaaacaagtggatattattttcattcaaacttGCGTGAAGACTGAACTTACCATTATGACTGCTTGTAGCATTTTGTCTCCGCTTAGAAAAGCTTGCATTGTTGGAGGTATCTTTGAACGAATAAATTCATGATAGCTTCCAGCGGATTCGATTGCAGCCCTCATGAAATTACCAACTATCAATTGCACATTGCCTCGTAGGGTCGGGTCTGGGCTATCGTAAAACAGCAACACATCGGCCAGCAACTGTTGCTGTTCATCCTCAAACTCCTTGCGATCAGACACCGACATTGCCGTTAGCACCTTATCACTTTCCGCCTCACCCGAACGGCCTTGGCGGGCGTCATTCCTCGCTGCTGTTATTACCTTCGGTACAACCAGCAGTTCCCGTCGACGTACAGCACCAGCAGACGGTCCTGTTAGAGCCGACACTGACGCTGGTCCGGGTTCCGATTGTGAAAGGATCGCGTCGAGATCCCGGCTAAGCTTTTCATTGTTATCGATCGAAAAGTTTTCTTCGATCGATTTCAGTTTGGATTTTAATCCCTGATCGAGACTAAGTGACATCGGAGAAAAGTACTCGAAGTACGTCGTGCTGGTACATTCCCCAAAGTGATCTTCCTTCATTTCCAGCAAACCAGATTCCTGTTCTTCCTGCAATGGTGTCGCTGTGGCACCGGTGGCATCCGGTTGATCCTCACCACCACTAGCTTCCTGTGAGAGTTCGTTTATAGCGTCCTCGAGGTTCAAAATTTCCACCACCGCGTACTCCTCCCGGAAGGCATCCTTCTCCAGCGGAAGGCAAAGAAGCTCGGGCTTTAGTCTAACACACGCCGCTACAATCTGCATCGCCAGACTCTTGACCGACACGCGTACGATCGAGTCCGGAATCAGAACGTACCGGCTGCCGGAAAGAAGAAACCGAGAGCATACTAGGCGCGTGGTAAATTCTAGCAGATTTTGATCGTAGATTGCGCCGATGAAAAGCTCCTTCGTGTTTTCTGGGGGCTCGTCAGCAATCATCGAACTGCTAATCGGTACATCCAGGGTGTCCCGGGAGGGAGTTGGGGTTGGAACCGGTTGGATCGCTTGCACAACCGTTGCCGGATCAGTGTCGTCAAGATCGATTTCCAACGTCACGTCCAACTCCGCTCGAACCGTTTCCGCATTCGACGACATGTGGCTGCTGGCCATCGAGTCCATCGATAGCCGATCCTCTTCCCCATCGTCCGGCAAGGGTTTGTCGAGAGATTTGCGGAAAAACTTTGTCACCGATTCGGCCGCATTCGAGTTGGTAAGCAGTGTGTTCAGAAACGATCCGATGGAATCGGTTGACTTTTGGCTTTTCAGGGACAGTGTGTCCGGGGCAGGTGCGGCAACGGAGGAGCCGGCACTCGCATCCAACGATCCGGAGCATTCTAGCTGAAGCGCCGGTGCGGTGCGACTTTCCGTGTCCAGATCCATACTTTTCAACGAATCTAGCTCGATATCGGAAGCCGACGCGAGAGAGCGGTCGTCTATTGGAGGCGGAAACTTTATTGGCGTCGAGGTAAGTGCTAGCGTTCCCGGCCGCAGCAAATGATCCGACCGTGCGTCGGTGCTGGACTTTCGGGAGGAGAGTAAACTTTCGCTGGGATTAAGCTTGAAAATGGAATTCTTAAGTGTCTTCCGTTTCAAAAGCATTCGGCGGTGTTCACACTGTTCCGATAGCAGCACCTTCCGCACGGCCGGTTGAACGTTGGCCAAAATGACGAGCAGTACCTCTAGCGTTGCGTTGATAATCGTGTGCGTTCCTTCGCGCAGAAAGTGTAAGCAAAGATCGAACGTTTCGATGGCCTTTTCGATGCTGCAGTTACGCAGCACGATCGGTAAAATGGCGCGGAAACATCCCATCACTCCCAGGACGGTGTTCGGTTGCTGTTGCAGCTGGCCACACTTGAGCAGTTGCTCGATGCACCGGTTAAAAGCGTTATTGGCGTAGAATTCCGGATTACGGGAGCCCAGCACAAAGGTTAGCGTATTTCGGGCTGCACAACGTCGCTTGGTGGCACAATCGGAGCCAAGGTCTTCGAGAAACAGTTCGGTCATCTTCAGCACCTCCCCGTCGGTCAGGTAGCTCTCCAACTGTCGACAGAAAACCTCCGTAAATGTGCACAAACATTCCAGTAGGGCCGGTTCTCGTCGCTTCGAAATGGAATAAATGCAGGGCAGCAAATTCTGTGCGTATGTCCGCGCCTTCCGCTGTCGTATGGTGTCACAGTAGTGGGCGAAAATGTTCAGTGCAATGCGAAGGGACCGTTCATTGCCATTTTTCTTGATCTCATGGTACAGATCTCGCTGCACCCGGATGATGTTTCCGGTCGATTCACAGTGACGGACGACCCGAGCCAAATTTTCCTCCGCTGCCATCCGAACGCCCGACTCCGATTCCTCgcagaacaaaataaacaccGCAATCGCACTGCTAAGGTGGCCATAATAACTGGCGGAATTGGCAGTAGACGTGCCAGGGCGGATGCTGATAATGGTTTCACTAATCTGCCCAAAGTGGGCGACCTTTTCCTTCGCACTACATTCCGTCGTCTTCAGTGCCTCCACCGCACGTTGAAGTGGCCCGAATGGATTTAGTTTATCCATTGCCTCCGAAGTACACCGGTTTGCGCGGATTAGGCTTCGGGGCAATGGATTATATTAATGCGTTACCAGCAGCGACACAAATTTTCAGCCACTTTCGTTTGGACACAATTGACTCATcacaaaaaattgtttttcaagttgcttttttttctctgcaaTCCAGCTGTGAACTGTCACTTTGTGGTGGGTAGTTCGCTCGGAACTGAAATGAAACTGCTCCCGGAGGGAGCGGATAGCGATAAGGATCCTGATTGTCCTGGGGACTATTCATAAAATCGAAATAGCCTTTAGGTCAATTCTACAATTGATTGTCTAATTGCTAATTTAACaaatgatatgaaaaatcggcaagtTTGGTGAGCACGcttgatatgacggattgggattcggactcgtagatccggatctcagtaTGGATTTGAATCAAATGATTCGAGTTCCTCAGGGATTCAGTTTCTCCATCACTAAGTTACTTTATTTAAATgtcaaaaatgtaaacaaacaatcggGAAatcatgaaatatttcatgtttCATCGCGCCTGAAAAGATTCATCGCGCCACGTGATTAATtcaaaaaatttacaattttctcGCAAATATAGTTTAAATCAGAACGCAACACGGGACTCTCTGTAAATCACaaataatcaatttatatATTTCAACATATCGCATTTCCAAATGAAGATTGATCGAGAAACGTTCTTGAAGAGCAGAAAGCGTCTCCGACGGTTACTTTCAATGGGAACATTATTACCCGAAGGTCCCCAGTTGGCGATATTTGCAGCGAATTAGGCCCAGTCCTGCCAGTTGTGCCAGTGGGAGTATTCAGCGGTTGCTGCAGCTGTCCCGTTATCGGATTGTACGTGTTGCAACGAGCCCTCGCCAGAATGCAGGACGTAGCGTTAACGTAGAATCCGATTCGCTGAGCTTCCACGTTGAGATCACGGTTTACGAGGGTCTCCAGTAGACATTGATTGATCAACATGTTCCCATTAATCCTTCGCACACACTGAACGAACTCGCAATGGCCTGTATAGCAATCCAAAGCAGTGCTTCCCGTCGATACAACGTTGATGGGACgaaatccggttacaattgcCTGAATTAAGAAGGGCCATTTTATAACTTCAGTTTCATTTGAACGAATGTTGCTTCTACTTACTGCCAAATTTGTCGCACAAACCGAAAAACTGGTGTTTATAAGATACAACGATGCGCATTGACTGATGGCGGTCAGCTGGGCCGGACCTGGCACGAGCGCTCCTGCGCGAAAGAAGCAACCGTAACAAGCGTCTCGCGTTGTGATCGTCGTCGTTTGGGTTGTATTACAGAGCAGGTTGAACAGCGAGAGCAACCGATTATCGTTGCCAGAGCAAGGTGGCCACTGGTTGCCCAGCTGGAAACCAAGCAAGTGGACCATCGCAAGACATTGGGCAAGCAACAGCAGATTGGAAATACGCCAGCACATGATGGTCAACCTTCTTTAGAACACCACTGGATGTCACTCAAGCAACGAACTACAAGTGAATGACCGATTGATGCATAACATCAACACGTTGACCATTAAATCGTTGAACTCAACCAGCTGGAACCGATCACAATTTACACCCTTTTTTGCTGAGCAGTAAAGCGACGACAGGTGTCTGTTATGATGAGTGATGAGCCTCTAGTGACGATGGTAGGTGGCAGAATATAATGGAGAAAGTACAACTTTCACTACGTTGGACAAATTCCGCTACGTCCACTAATGATGCTTTATTTTACTATTCATCACCAATGACAGcaacaatgttttaacattttcgaaaataaacataaatggtCTTATTTGCAGAATCAACTAAAAGGTATACATTTTCTTTCTACatgattgaaaattcaaaagaatggtgttttttcgattttatgtttattgttattgacattctttttatatttcctcCACAGATACATTGTACACCGCGTATgggttttctttctatttttccaTATTCATCCTCCATAAACTCAATCAACATTCAatcctgtgtgtgtatgtgtgtacatGTGGTCTTTGTTTTGTCTGACTCGGTATTGTTTCACAAGCCCGGTTCCGTTTGGGAATGCTCCTCGTCTCGGTAAACACGCTCGAGACGCCCACGTGTCAAGCACAAGCGACAAtcagaaaagaaacattcaataaaaatatactttaATATTAGTTCGTTGTCCGTGTTCTGTAATGTAATGTGTTTCCTTCTTccgtgttggtttgtttgtttgttccccAAATAATGTATACGTTAAGTACGtctatttgttatgtttttccccCAGCCTTATTGGCTTGGCCCCGTGTTGCCTGCGAGTTGGCACTGCAGACAATGCTAATGCTAAGCGAAGTCGCTCCGCTAAGAGCGCTGTATGGTGTGTCGTTAACTTTCGGGGTCGTTCGGCCCCACTAGAAAGAAAACTCTTTAGCAGCCACAGACACAGAGGTTCAAGGACAAATGGACGAATTATGCTGACGAAAAGTGTGTCAGCATAGTTTCATTTCACTTGTTTGCGTGTCGACCTCGAAATCCCACTAGAGGCTTTACTCaaacaatgtatgctctgtcCCTCGTCGGGGTCGTTTTACCTATCGCCAAAGACCACCCCATAAACATTTCTTTACTTTTACAAGCCTACAAGTGAATTTCTtaatacaaatttaaatttttcttacaATCTTATTCGACGAAAAGGGACAAAAGGAAATTGTTACGGAATGTCCATGCGTTTGCGCTGTCTATTAGCAAAAGAAgtgtttaaatttgaaagACCATTCCAAAGCGAGAGAAACTCAAATggatcgaaaacaaaatggcaaagCTAATCTCTAAAGTAAGCGAAGCCATCAATTTGGTTGGACCTGTTCACCGTAACTCCAAGGCTCCGGTGAACGGAACGGGATGTTATGGTTCTGCTGGTGGTTGGTGGACTTTTGGAAATCGGAAAATCAATTGCAAAGCGTTTCGCAGTTGTGGGCCATGATCATATGCATGTTTGTATCGGTCTGTTTCGGTACTATGAAACAAGGAAACAAACGTGTTTGCGGATTATATATTATAGATATGCAATTACAGAGTAGGCGCGTGCGTATGCATGTTTAATAAAAGGGATCCTCCAAATTACACCAATTAATCGATACACAATACTCTGGTATAATAATGAtacaaattataataaaaaaaatcattaatgaAATAGCATTTGCTCATTGCTTTACAATCACAGTTCACATTGACGCGTTCGTGTATAAGTTTTTTTGTGTCACTTTCtcccttttcgttttcttcgttaTCCTTTCAGAAAATACACCCACAACCCATTTTACTCGTACTATTATACTCAACCACACGAACactttttcaaattgttttctgtttcccTCGGTCACATTCACGCCGTACCTCCGAAGAggtgatattttttaaatcttgtCCATCCACTCTAGTTCCATTCATTCACATTCACACCAGATAACCATTCACTCATGTTCCGTTGAAAACCGATCGTCCGGCAATTTTCCCGACAGCCAAAAGAAAGCATACCGGGTGACGGTACGATCGGCTTCAGCATTCCAGCCTGCCGAACTCTGGTCAACCGGACTTCTGGCGCTGTTTGCAGTATGGCTCACTCGTTGCCGAGGGGGCTGACACGAGCAGACGCACCTCCGGATGCGATCGCGTCGGAATGGGTAACTGGAACCGGAATATCTAACTTACGGTAAGGTTATTAAATGGTGCATTTGGAAACGGTAGTGTGGAAGTAGTTAATGTGTCCAATGAATAGATTTCTAAATGAAAGGTTGAGCAAATTCTGCAGGTTTCAgacctcccctcccctcctctcCCCAGGACACCTCGAGGTGTCCGTTTTTCTAGCGATCGTTCTCGCACAACAACAGTGTGATCGACTGGACCTGTTCCGGTGCTGCGGTCGTTTGATAGATGAAAACCGAACAACCAAGAGTggaggcagaagaaaaaactgaTATGAACATGCCTAGTGTCCCACGTGGACCAAGCGGGAAACACGGGGCTTAACCGCGCTTGAACTTCAGCACCAGCATCGTGACGACGAGGAACAGCGCGATCCAGGCGATCGTCGACACGAAGCCCATATATACGTCCGGCTCCGTTATGCTCCAGCCGCGTGCTAGGATGGAGCGAAGGGACGTGGTGGCCAGTGTCAGCGGTAGGCACagggaaatgtaccgcagaaCCAGCGGCATACCCTCGATGGGCCAGATGACGCCCGAGAGCAGCAGCGTCGGGTAGAACGAGCccagggcaagctggatggcATTGCGCTCCAGCTCGCAGATGGCCGAAATGACGAACCCGAAGCACATGCCGCACAGGCCCTGCAGAATGGTCAGCACCACGATCCAACCGATCTCACCGTTGTTCGTCACACCGAACACAACGATCATGAAGATCAGCACCAGCGCCGTCTGACCGCACATCACCACGAACTGGGTGACAACGTGCGAGAACAGGATCTCGCTGGGCGTCACTCCGGCGACCCACGATCGATCCAGCAGACCCTCGGTACGTTCGATGATCAGCGCCGAGGAAGTCAACGCCACCGCCAAGAAAAATACGATCCTGTAGGGCAAGATCCAAAAGCTATTAGTACAGAGAACTAGGAGAATAGTTAAGGTTATGTTTGGAGCTTACGTTAGGATCACACCCGGAGCGACGAAGTCCGTGAACGACGGATCGTTGGTACCGTAGATTGGAGCCTTGAACTGGATTGGGACATCGCCGAGCTTGGGATTGTTGTCGCACACTCGAAGCAGCTGCTGAGCGAACTCACGATACGCCACCTGAAGATCTCGGTTCAGCATGATGCCAATCTGTTGGTTGGACATATCAAGCCACACGCGAATCTCCGACTGGTCCAGCGTTTCATCGTCCGCATCACGTCCTTTAGAAAGAGACAAGATATTGAATAAGTTCAAACTGTGTTCACCAATGATCGGATCGTGTGATTTGATCTTACCGAGAGCAATTCGAGCAACGAGTGCGTCCGTAAAGTTGTCCGTGAAGTACAGGGCACCCCAGGCGTTTCCGTCGCGTACCGCATCAAGCGCCGAG
This window harbors:
- the LOC131289598 gene encoding uncharacterized protein LOC131289598; protein product: MVHLLGFQLGNQWPPCSGNDNRLLSLFNLLCNTTQTTTITTRDACYGCFFRAGALVPGPAQLTAISQCASLYLINTSFSVCATNLAAIVTGFRPINVVSTGSTALDCYTGHCEFVQCVRRINGNMLINQCLLETLVNRDLNVEAQRIGFYVNATSCILARARCNTYNPITGQLQQPLNTPTGTTGRTGPNSLQISPTGDLRVIMFPLKVTVGDAFCSSRTFLDQSSFGNAIC